A stretch of DNA from Pseudomonadota bacterium:
CTCTTTCAAAAATATCCCCTTTTTTGACATATAATCTCCCGTCACCCTTCTCGAATTCAGTCAACCGTGGAATCTCACCTGTGAGATATATCCCGTTTTCTATCTCCTGAAAATCAGTATTGAATATAAAGTTGGCGCCTTTTGTTTCTAACAAGGGTTTTCTGTGAGGAATTCCTATAAATCTTTTTTCAGTTTTAAGGTCTTCTTTTGAAATTGCGAATTTTTCTTCGAATATTGCAGGGTGTCCATACACATTGATGGGGTTTACCACATCGAGTACATGAACAAGACCTCCGGTATGGTCATAATGACCATGGCTTAAAAATATCTTTTTGACACTACTTAAATCCTTTTTCAAAACCCGGGCGTTATGGAGAATACTGATACCTGAGCCAGTATCGAAAAGGTATGAACCGCTATCTGTCTCGATGTATACAGCAAACCCATGCTCTCCAACAACTGCGAGGTTCCCCACCACATTTTCACAGAGAATTGTAATTTTTAGATGATTTAGCTTGTCCAAAGTTTGTATCCCCTTATGTTAATTGTATCACCTTGTGTTAACAATCTGTTTTTTTATGATTAAACATCTGGGATAAATTTTCAAGATAATTGTTTAGCTAAATACTGAATCAAAGTTTATGTTTATACTTATTTGTAATAGGGAAGGTTCTGTCTTTTCCAAATGACCTTTTTGTGATTTTTATACCTATCGGGGACTGTCTCCTTTTGTATTCACTTTGGTCTACCATACCCATAATCTCTTTCACCAGTCTTGTATCATACCCCATGGCTGACAATTCATCGATAGTTTTATTATCCTCAATGTATGCAGTCAGTATGGGGTCGAGTATTTTGTATGGTGGGAGGGTATCGGTATCTTTCTGGTCTGGTTTCAGTTCAGCCGAAGGGGCTTTTTTAAAAACTCTCTCTGGCATTAACGGATACCTTTCTTTTTTGTTTCTCCACATTGCGAGTTTATACACAAAGGTTTTTGAAACATCTTTAAGGACAGCGAAACCCCCTGCAGTATCGCCATATAACGTTGAATAACCTGTGCCAATTTCAGATTTATTTCCACTATTTAAAACGAGCCAGCCGAATTTGTTCGAAAAGGCCATTAAAATGTTTGCCCTGATACGTGGCTGGATATTTTCTTCAGTAATATCAACGGGTAAGTTTTTAAAATGGGTTTTGAATAGATTCATATATGTTCTGAATAATGGAACTATAGGGATTTTAAAAATTTTTATGTTGAGATTTTTTGCAAGTTGATAGGCATCCTCTTTACTTTCTATTGATGTATACTGTGATGGCATAAAGATACCTGTCACGCTA
This window harbors:
- a CDS encoding MBL fold metallo-hydrolase, encoding MDKLNHLKITILCENVVGNLAVVGEHGFAVYIETDSGSYLFDTGSGISILHNARVLKKDLSSVKKIFLSHGHYDHTGGLVHVLDVVNPINVYGHPAIFEEKFAISKEDLKTEKRFIGIPHRKPLLETKGANFIFNTDFQEIENGIYLTGEIPRLTEFEKGDGRLYVKKGDIFERDIIPDDQALIFSTKKGIVVLLGCAHAGIINTLWHIVRKMKKETFYAVIGGTHLGFVEEEQLNYTIDIIKQIDIQIIGVSHCTGLTVAYRLFKEFGDRFSYASVGSSFEI